Proteins from a single region of Halalkalicoccus subterraneus:
- a CDS encoding HAD family hydrolase gives MDAIFFDIGGVLLDSASVRRAHERFVADLSEEAGLDSDAALETWREELGAHFREREGTEFRSARAGYERAIAALGIDGEWEPLFESALAETIEPNPGAVEVVETLAERGSYLGVISDVDAAEGRRILETFDVLERFDSITTSEEVRRTKPDPAMFQAALAKSGTVPERSLMVGDRYHHDIEGAKEAGMRTAAYGADDGPAVDHRLADLREVLDLV, from the coding sequence ATGGACGCGATCTTCTTCGACATCGGCGGTGTGCTTCTCGATTCGGCGTCCGTCCGGCGCGCCCACGAGCGGTTCGTCGCAGACCTGAGCGAGGAGGCTGGCCTCGATTCCGATGCGGCACTCGAAACGTGGCGCGAGGAGTTGGGCGCACACTTCCGCGAGCGCGAGGGCACGGAGTTCCGCTCGGCGCGGGCGGGCTACGAGCGGGCGATCGCCGCGCTTGGAATCGACGGGGAGTGGGAGCCGCTGTTCGAGAGCGCACTCGCCGAGACGATCGAACCGAACCCCGGCGCGGTCGAAGTCGTCGAGACGCTCGCCGAACGCGGGAGCTACCTAGGCGTGATCAGTGACGTCGACGCCGCGGAGGGCCGGCGGATCCTCGAAACGTTCGATGTCTTGGAACGGTTCGACTCGATCACGACCTCCGAGGAAGTCAGACGAACGAAACCTGATCCGGCGATGTTTCAGGCGGCTTTGGCAAAGTCGGGAACCGTCCCGGAGCGCTCGCTGATGGTCGGGGATCGGTATCACCACGACATCGAGGGCGCGAAGGAGGCAGGAATGCGGACCGCGGCCTACGGTGCCGACGACGGTCCGGCGGTCGACCACCGACTCGCTGACCTCCGAGAGGTCCTCGATCTCGTCTAG
- a CDS encoding LLM class flavin-dependent oxidoreductase, translating into MSRGVLLPDVDPTPEFARWIGSLGYDSIWANELWGRDAFVTLAAVAPHTDAALGTAIVNVFSRSPAVLAGAASSLSALASGPIRLGIGPSTPKAIEDLHGVPYERPVRRIHETAELVRAFTAGEGRVEYDGEVFSVRDFPALDGEVSVYAAALGETSRRATGRTADGWLPHMIPFDDLEGAFETVRRTAREAGRDSDFAVSPYVPSAVADDPDEARETIRGHIAYYVGSGEGYRRAVAGRFPEEAERIAEAWAAGERSDAREAVTEAMVDALGVAGTPEGARERFAAVAETDPVTEPIVVVPSNAGEETAERTIEALAP; encoded by the coding sequence ATGTCACGCGGTGTCCTGCTCCCCGACGTCGACCCGACCCCCGAGTTCGCCCGCTGGATCGGTTCTCTCGGCTATGACTCGATCTGGGCCAACGAACTCTGGGGACGCGACGCGTTCGTCACGCTCGCGGCGGTCGCACCCCACACCGACGCGGCGCTCGGAACGGCCATCGTCAACGTCTTCTCGCGCTCCCCGGCGGTGCTGGCGGGTGCGGCTTCGTCCCTCTCGGCGCTCGCTTCGGGCCCGATCCGACTGGGAATCGGCCCGAGCACACCCAAGGCGATCGAGGACCTCCATGGCGTCCCGTACGAGCGGCCCGTCCGCCGGATCCACGAGACGGCCGAACTCGTCCGCGCGTTCACCGCCGGCGAGGGCCGCGTCGAGTACGACGGCGAGGTCTTCTCGGTCCGGGACTTCCCGGCGCTCGACGGCGAGGTGTCGGTCTACGCCGCCGCGCTCGGCGAGACGAGCCGACGGGCCACCGGGCGCACCGCCGACGGCTGGTTGCCACACATGATCCCCTTCGACGATCTGGAGGGGGCCTTCGAGACGGTCCGGCGGACCGCCCGGGAGGCGGGCCGCGATTCCGACTTCGCCGTCTCGCCCTACGTTCCGTCGGCGGTCGCCGACGATCCCGACGAGGCCCGTGAGACGATCCGCGGCCATATCGCGTACTACGTCGGCAGCGGCGAGGGGTATCGCCGGGCGGTCGCCGGCCGGTTCCCGGAGGAAGCGGAACGGATCGCCGAGGCGTGGGCCGCGGGCGAGCGCAGCGACGCCCGCGAGGCGGTCACGGAAGCGATGGTCGACGCGTTGGGCGTCGCGGGAACCCCTGAGGGGGCACGCGAGCGGTTCGCGGCGGTCGCCGAAACCGACCCGGTCACCGAACCGATCGTCGTGGTCCCCTCGAACGCGGGCGAGGAAACGGCCGAGCGGACGATCGAGGCACTCGCGCCCTAG
- the cofH gene encoding 7,8-didemethyl-8-hydroxy-5-deazariboflavin synthase subunit CofH: MAVTPEAEREFAFDHRPETDQSFENALAKARTGERLSVADGIELMTTGSERAGIDPDRKELVLEAADTRRAEMVGEEVTFVANLNNNVTTACNTGCLFCNFKDTASNFEVGSEVEHPGFTKTPEESRQIVSDGLDLGIYEVCSVSGLHPAFALDSEHLEVLRAADEDPELNFKPPERYEVDPSTYVEQIEAMSVGGVHVHSMTPEEAYHARRGTDWDYEDVYGRLKEAGLDSVPGTAAEILVDEVRDVICPGKIGSEEWERAIEAAAAVGLDTTATIMYGHVENEAHRVEHLKRVRDLQDRTGVITEFVPLSFIHQSTPLFERGVVTGGATVDEDELMIAVSRLFLDNVENIQSSWVKYGDQQGLKMLSCGANDFMGTILSEEITKRAGGEHGEFRDVGELVEMIESVGRVPVERSTDYRQRRRVDPNDGPYGPRLGPRADGSPMVVE, from the coding sequence ATGGCCGTCACGCCCGAGGCCGAACGCGAGTTCGCGTTCGACCACCGACCGGAGACCGACCAGTCCTTCGAGAACGCGCTCGCGAAGGCACGCACGGGCGAGCGCCTCTCGGTCGCCGACGGGATCGAACTCATGACGACCGGCTCCGAGAGGGCGGGTATCGACCCCGACCGAAAGGAACTCGTTCTGGAGGCCGCCGACACCCGGCGCGCGGAGATGGTCGGCGAGGAGGTCACCTTCGTCGCGAACCTCAACAACAACGTTACGACGGCGTGTAACACCGGGTGTTTGTTCTGTAACTTCAAGGACACCGCGAGCAACTTCGAGGTAGGTTCGGAGGTCGAACACCCCGGCTTCACGAAGACGCCCGAGGAATCCCGACAAATCGTCTCCGACGGGCTCGATCTGGGGATCTACGAGGTCTGTTCGGTCTCGGGGCTCCATCCGGCGTTCGCGCTCGACTCCGAGCACCTCGAGGTCCTCCGAGCCGCGGACGAGGACCCCGAACTGAACTTCAAGCCACCCGAACGTTACGAGGTCGATCCGAGTACCTACGTCGAGCAGATCGAGGCGATGAGCGTCGGGGGCGTCCACGTCCACTCGATGACCCCCGAGGAGGCCTATCACGCCCGCCGGGGCACCGACTGGGACTACGAGGACGTCTACGGCCGGCTGAAGGAGGCGGGACTGGATAGCGTTCCTGGGACGGCCGCCGAGATCCTCGTCGACGAAGTCCGGGACGTGATCTGTCCGGGCAAGATCGGCTCCGAGGAGTGGGAACGGGCCATCGAGGCCGCCGCCGCCGTCGGGCTGGACACCACCGCGACGATCATGTACGGCCACGTCGAGAACGAAGCCCACCGCGTCGAACACTTAAAACGGGTCCGGGATCTGCAGGACCGCACCGGCGTCATCACCGAGTTCGTGCCCCTCTCCTTTATCCATCAGTCGACGCCGCTGTTCGAACGCGGCGTGGTCACGGGCGGGGCGACGGTGGATGAAGACGAACTGATGATCGCGGTCTCACGGCTCTTCTTGGACAACGTCGAGAACATCCAGTCGAGCTGGGTGAAGTACGGCGACCAGCAGGGCCTGAAGATGCTCTCGTGTGGCGCGAACGACTTCATGGGGACGATCCTCTCCGAGGAGATCACCAAGCGCGCGGGCGGGGAACACGGCGAGTTCCGCGACGTCGGGGAGTTGGTGGAGATGATCGAATCGGTCGGACGCGTGCCCGTCGAACGCTCGACGGACTACCGGCAGCGACGGCGGGTCGACCCCAACGACGGCCCGTACGGCCCACGGCTGGGCCCGCGGGCCGACGGCTCGCCGATGGTCGTCGAGTGA
- a CDS encoding N-acyl homoserine lactonase family protein, protein MIDATITPIDRGRVRADKNYMVEGYKLAGASDPNPDAEIVETPVYDLVIEHPEATILWDTGSHPEAGEGYWPEPLYDAFEHYDAREHPLDEDLEAAGYALSEIDAVIQSHLHLDHAGGLHNFAGTDVPVYVHEKELKHAYYSAKTDAGDPAYLAKDFDHDLNWRVVYGEHETRFEGVEFLHLPGHTPGLMGLRLALPETGTVIVAGDQAYVAENYTDGLPLGPTLLWSKRDWYDSLRMLREMERREGATLFFGHDPDSLSRLEGGLR, encoded by the coding sequence ATGATCGACGCGACGATCACGCCGATAGACCGCGGGCGAGTCCGCGCCGACAAGAACTACATGGTCGAAGGTTACAAGCTCGCGGGCGCGAGCGACCCGAACCCCGACGCCGAGATCGTCGAGACGCCCGTCTACGACCTCGTGATCGAGCACCCCGAGGCGACGATCCTCTGGGATACCGGCTCGCATCCCGAGGCCGGCGAAGGGTACTGGCCCGAGCCACTGTACGACGCCTTCGAGCACTACGACGCACGCGAGCACCCCCTCGACGAGGATCTCGAGGCGGCGGGCTACGCCCTCTCGGAGATCGACGCGGTGATCCAGAGCCACCTGCACCTCGATCACGCCGGCGGTTTACACAACTTCGCGGGCACCGACGTCCCGGTCTACGTCCACGAAAAGGAGCTGAAACACGCCTACTACAGCGCGAAGACCGACGCGGGCGACCCCGCCTACCTCGCGAAGGATTTCGATCACGACCTGAACTGGCGGGTAGTTTACGGTGAGCACGAAACCCGCTTCGAGGGGGTCGAGTTCCTCCACCTTCCGGGCCATACCCCCGGGTTGATGGGGCTTCGTTTGGCACTCCCCGAGACCGGGACCGTGATCGTCGCGGGCGATCAGGCCTACGTCGCCGAGAACTACACCGATGGACTCCCGCTCGGGCCGACTCTCCTATGGAGCAAACGGGACTGGTACGACAGCCTGCGGATGTTACGGGAGATGGAGCGCCGGGAGGGCGCGACGCTGTTTTTCGGCCACGATCCCGATTCACTCTCGCGCCTCGAAGGCGGGCTTCGTTAG